A portion of the Faecalibacterium sp. I3-3-89 genome contains these proteins:
- a CDS encoding carboxylesterase family protein produces MLCEFSRRSFLKGSAAAAAALACPLCPADAAPSPSENGLFSPVTPLRPTQYGPVRGRAREDGTLCWYGIPYGAAPTGEDRWTSPREPARWRTVRDCTAPAPAAYQHTSFPLGTEDCLTLDIYSVPEAKKRPVLVYLHGSAFSGSPQELPGSALVRDTGCVFVALSYRLGLFGWNCLPALTAGSDTAGNFALLDILRALDWVKENIHHFGGDGASITLCGFSDGGRMAAALAASPLSRGRFQRAIALSGGWSLADPDASARQLAERFAPLAVEDGLFADPASAAGWLLTPGADVREWLCGLEPARIAALGAPSILYADEALLPRDARSAVPLLLLSSATEFSGLVRDDLRPASGPARAYAVRYGSALCRWSSTEALAEALGGSAPVWLGLIDYGGADSRTVLPGLGSFHGILLALLSGESSFSRCADLSSEGAQALSSRLKQSLADFMTSGTPGWAEWTPQSRTVLRLDADSTACFSSLSAYPDTRESIRAAMAADASLSDAEKETVEHLYLSGFYF; encoded by the coding sequence ATGTTATGTGAATTTTCCCGCCGCAGCTTCCTGAAAGGGAGCGCAGCCGCCGCAGCGGCGCTGGCCTGCCCGCTCTGCCCGGCCGATGCCGCTCCTTCCCCATCCGAAAACGGCCTGTTCTCCCCCGTCACGCCCCTCCGCCCGACTCAGTATGGCCCGGTGCGGGGCAGGGCGCGGGAGGATGGCACCCTCTGCTGGTACGGCATCCCCTACGGGGCCGCACCCACAGGCGAGGACCGCTGGACATCCCCCCGAGAGCCTGCCCGCTGGCGGACAGTGCGGGACTGCACCGCCCCCGCCCCGGCAGCGTATCAGCACACCAGCTTCCCCCTCGGCACCGAGGACTGTCTGACGCTGGACATCTATTCCGTGCCGGAGGCAAAAAAGCGGCCCGTCCTCGTCTATCTCCATGGCAGCGCTTTCTCCGGCTCGCCGCAGGAGCTGCCCGGCAGCGCACTTGTGCGGGACACCGGCTGCGTCTTCGTGGCCCTCAGTTACCGGCTGGGGCTGTTCGGCTGGAACTGCCTGCCCGCCCTCACCGCCGGTTCAGACACCGCCGGGAACTTTGCCCTGCTGGACATCCTCCGGGCGCTGGACTGGGTGAAGGAGAACATCCACCACTTCGGCGGCGATGGGGCCAGCATCACCCTCTGCGGCTTTTCCGACGGCGGACGGATGGCGGCTGCCCTCGCGGCCAGCCCCCTCTCCCGGGGCCGTTTCCAGAGGGCCATTGCGCTCTCGGGCGGCTGGTCTCTGGCCGACCCGGACGCTTCGGCCCGTCAGCTGGCCGAGCGCTTCGCGCCGCTGGCCGTGGAGGACGGCCTGTTTGCCGACCCGGCTTCCGCCGCCGGATGGCTGCTGACGCCGGGGGCTGACGTCCGGGAGTGGCTCTGCGGCCTCGAACCGGCCCGCATCGCGGCCCTCGGTGCGCCCTCCATCCTCTATGCCGACGAGGCGCTGCTCCCCCGGGATGCCCGGAGCGCCGTCCCCCTCCTGCTCCTGAGCAGCGCTACTGAGTTCAGCGGCCTCGTCCGGGACGACCTGCGGCCCGCCTCCGGCCCGGCCCGGGCCTACGCCGTCCGGTACGGCTCGGCCCTCTGCCGGTGGAGCAGCACCGAGGCCCTCGCCGAGGCGCTGGGCGGCAGCGCACCGGTCTGGCTGGGCCTCATCGACTACGGCGGGGCCGACAGCCGCACCGTCCTCCCGGGCCTCGGCTCCTTCCACGGCATCCTGCTGGCCCTTTTGTCGGGCGAGAGCAGCTTCTCCCGCTGCGCCGACCTCTCCTCCGAGGGTGCACAGGCCCTCTCCTCCCGCCTGAAGCAGTCCCTCGCCGATTTCATGACCAGCGGCACCCCGGGCTGGGCGGAATGGACGCCCCAGAGCCGCACCGTCCTCCGGCTCGACGCGGACAGCACTGCGTGCTTTTCCTCCCTCTCTGCCTACCCCGACACCCGGGAGAGCATCCGCGCCGCCATGGCCGCAGACGCCTCCCTCTCCGACGCCGAAAAAGAGACCGTGGAGCACCTTTACCTTTCGGGCTTCTACTTTTGA
- the rpsO gene encoding 30S ribosomal protein S15 produces the protein MNKQEVMAKVALTEKDTGSPEVQVALLTAHINELNEHLKKNPNDHHSRRGLMKMVGRRRNLLAYLQKKDIERYRALIATLGLRK, from the coding sequence ATGAACAAGCAGGAAGTTATGGCCAAAGTCGCTCTGACCGAGAAGGATACTGGCTCCCCCGAGGTTCAGGTCGCTCTGCTGACCGCTCACATCAACGAGCTGAACGAGCATCTGAAGAAGAACCCGAACGATCACCACAGCCGCCGTGGTCTGATGAAGATGGTTGGCCGCCGCCGCAATCTGCTGGCCTACCTCCAGAAGAAGGACATCGAGCGTTACCGTGCTCTGATCGCAACTCTGGGTCTGCGTAAGTAA
- a CDS encoding polyribonucleotide nucleotidyltransferase has product MAIEFGSRKENFDNFKVYETTLAGRPFKVEMGKMCGLSNASALIRYGETCVMCNVVMSPKPREGVDFFPLNVEYEEKLYAAGRIPGSFMRREGRPGERAILTSRVVDRPMRPLFPKEMRNDVCITMTVMSLDPDCSPEIAGMIGASLVTAVSEIPWNGPIGGVQVGLVDGEIVLNPTQEQRRKSDLALTVAATMDKIVMIEAGANEVDEDTMLDAIKAAHVEIKKVIGFINSIVAERGKPKIDFQVVGLDMDMFHAIKEKYLDDFKAAMDTDDKNVRDAALLPIMDKIAEEYPDLTDADLDLVSYKMQKYVVRRWLLDEGKRVDGRGINEIRPLAAEVGILPRVHGSGMFTRGQTQVLTTCTLGGTKDNQLMDDLTDEQTKRYIHHYNFPPYSVGEARAPRSPGRREIGHGALAERALVPVLPSLEEFPYTIRCVSEVLSSNGSTSQASICGSTLALMDAGVPIKAPVAGISCGLITEGDRWMTMLDIQGVEDFHGDMDFKVGGTRKGITAIQMDIKIDGLTYDIIAEAFEKCRKGRLYILDEIIKPVIAEPRHELSRWAPKMFSMMIPTDKIKDVIGKGGKVIQDICATCNCKIDVQEDGHVFVSAVDQEDAKRAIFTIRTIVEDPEIGAIYKGKVTRLMNFGAFVEIAPGKEGLVHISKLDTKRVERVEDVVAVGDAIVVKVTDIDQQGRINLSRRDAILALEAKKAQQEQG; this is encoded by the coding sequence ATGGCAATCGAATTTGGTTCCCGCAAAGAAAACTTTGACAACTTCAAAGTTTACGAGACTACGCTGGCAGGCCGCCCCTTCAAGGTGGAAATGGGCAAGATGTGCGGCTTGTCCAACGCAAGCGCCCTCATCCGCTACGGCGAGACCTGCGTGATGTGCAACGTGGTCATGAGCCCTAAGCCCCGCGAAGGCGTCGATTTCTTCCCCTTGAATGTGGAGTACGAGGAAAAGCTCTACGCCGCAGGCCGCATCCCCGGCAGCTTCATGCGCCGTGAGGGCCGCCCCGGCGAGCGCGCCATCCTGACCAGCCGCGTCGTGGACCGCCCCATGCGCCCCCTGTTCCCCAAGGAGATGCGCAACGACGTCTGCATCACCATGACGGTCATGAGCCTTGACCCCGATTGCAGCCCCGAGATCGCCGGCATGATCGGCGCTTCGCTGGTCACTGCCGTGTCGGAGATCCCCTGGAACGGCCCCATCGGCGGCGTGCAGGTGGGTCTGGTGGACGGCGAGATCGTCCTGAACCCCACGCAGGAGCAGCGCAGAAAGAGCGACCTCGCCCTGACCGTTGCCGCCACCATGGACAAGATCGTCATGATCGAGGCCGGTGCCAACGAGGTGGATGAGGACACCATGCTGGACGCCATCAAGGCCGCTCATGTGGAGATCAAGAAGGTCATCGGGTTCATCAACAGCATCGTGGCCGAGCGCGGCAAGCCGAAGATCGATTTTCAGGTCGTGGGCCTCGATATGGATATGTTCCATGCCATCAAGGAGAAGTATCTGGACGACTTCAAGGCCGCCATGGACACCGACGACAAGAATGTGCGTGACGCCGCCCTGCTGCCCATCATGGACAAGATCGCCGAGGAGTACCCCGACCTGACCGACGCCGACCTCGACCTCGTCAGCTACAAGATGCAGAAGTACGTCGTCCGCCGCTGGCTGCTGGATGAGGGCAAGCGTGTGGATGGCCGCGGCATCAACGAGATCCGTCCGCTGGCCGCAGAGGTCGGCATCCTGCCCCGCGTGCATGGCTCCGGTATGTTCACCCGCGGCCAGACACAGGTGCTCACCACCTGCACCCTCGGCGGCACCAAGGACAACCAGCTCATGGATGACCTGACCGACGAGCAGACCAAGCGGTACATCCACCACTACAACTTCCCGCCGTACTCCGTCGGCGAGGCCCGCGCACCCCGCAGCCCCGGCCGCCGCGAGATCGGCCACGGCGCACTGGCCGAGCGCGCTCTCGTGCCCGTGCTGCCCTCTCTGGAGGAGTTCCCCTACACCATCCGCTGCGTGTCTGAGGTCCTGTCCTCCAACGGCTCTACCTCGCAGGCTTCCATCTGCGGCTCGACGCTGGCCCTGATGGACGCAGGCGTGCCCATCAAGGCTCCGGTCGCCGGCATCTCCTGCGGCCTCATCACCGAGGGCGACCGCTGGATGACCATGCTGGACATTCAGGGCGTCGAGGACTTCCACGGCGACATGGACTTCAAGGTGGGCGGCACCCGCAAGGGCATCACCGCCATCCAGATGGACATCAAGATCGACGGCCTGACCTACGACATCATCGCCGAGGCTTTCGAGAAGTGCCGCAAGGGCCGTCTGTACATCCTCGATGAGATCATCAAGCCGGTCATCGCCGAGCCTCGCCATGAGCTGAGCCGCTGGGCACCCAAGATGTTCAGCATGATGATCCCCACCGATAAGATCAAGGATGTCATCGGCAAGGGCGGCAAGGTCATTCAGGACATCTGCGCCACCTGCAACTGCAAGATCGATGTGCAGGAGGACGGCCATGTCTTCGTCTCTGCGGTGGATCAGGAGGATGCAAAGCGTGCCATCTTTACCATCAGGACCATCGTGGAGGACCCCGAGATCGGTGCCATCTACAAGGGCAAAGTCACCCGTCTGATGAACTTCGGCGCCTTCGTCGAGATCGCTCCGGGCAAGGAGGGCCTCGTCCACATCTCCAAGCTGGACACCAAGCGGGTCGAGCGGGTGGAGGATGTGGTCGCCGTGGGCGATGCCATCGTCGTCAAGGTGACGGACATCGACCAGCAGGGCCGCATCAACCTGAGCCGCCGCGATGCCATTCTGGCTCTGGAAGCCAAGAAGGCACAGCAGGAGCAGGGCTAA
- a CDS encoding MetQ/NlpA family ABC transporter substrate-binding protein: MITRRDFLKVTGVAAAAAALTACGGSSSTASSAASGAASSEAASAAAKLDKIKVAVPNDTTNEARALTLLEKNGFFKLKADAGLTATKNDIEENPLNVTVDEVEAAQVPNVLQDEDYAVINSNYAISAGLDPMTDALAMEDGSSAYVNVLVCKEGNENEPKIKALVAALQSQQVKDFMDENYKGAVVSVVENPTDGYDPSIDYDALNGETVSCAATPAPHCEVLEVCKDILAAKGITLDIQEYDDYVIPNTIVEDGQCDTNYFQHQPYLDNFNEEKGTHLVTVAGIHVEPMGIYGGKQDSLAPIEG; encoded by the coding sequence ATGATTACTCGTCGTGATTTTCTGAAAGTTACTGGTGTTGCAGCCGCTGCTGCTGCCCTGACCGCCTGCGGCGGCTCTTCCTCCACCGCAAGCTCTGCTGCTTCCGGCGCTGCTTCTTCTGAGGCTGCTTCCGCTGCTGCAAAGCTGGACAAGATCAAGGTCGCTGTCCCCAACGACACCACCAACGAGGCCCGCGCCCTGACCCTGCTGGAGAAGAACGGCTTCTTCAAGCTGAAGGCAGACGCCGGTCTGACCGCCACCAAGAACGACATCGAGGAGAACCCCCTGAATGTCACCGTCGATGAGGTCGAGGCTGCTCAGGTGCCCAACGTCCTGCAGGACGAGGACTACGCGGTCATCAACTCCAACTACGCCATCTCCGCTGGTCTGGACCCCATGACCGACGCTCTGGCCATGGAGGACGGCTCCTCTGCTTACGTCAACGTGCTGGTCTGCAAGGAGGGCAACGAGAACGAGCCGAAGATCAAGGCGCTGGTGGCTGCTCTGCAGAGCCAGCAGGTCAAGGACTTCATGGATGAAAACTACAAGGGTGCTGTCGTCTCCGTCGTCGAGAACCCCACTGACGGCTACGATCCCTCCATCGACTATGACGCACTGAACGGCGAGACCGTCAGCTGCGCCGCTACCCCCGCTCCCCACTGCGAGGTGCTGGAGGTCTGCAAGGACATTCTGGCCGCCAAGGGCATCACGCTGGACATTCAGGAGTACGACGACTATGTGATCCCCAACACCATCGTCGAGGACGGCCAGTGCGACACCAACTACTTCCAGCATCAGCCGTATCTGGACAACTTCAATGAGGAAAAGGGCACCCATCTGGTGACGGTCGCCGGCATCCACGTCGAGCCGATGGGCATCTACGGCGGCAAGCAGGACAGCCTTGCCCCCATCGAGGGTTAA
- a CDS encoding methionine ABC transporter ATP-binding protein, giving the protein MIEIKHLSKTFQMKDGAVNALKDIDLTIPDGSIYGIIGMSGAGKSTLVRCINLLERPTEGSVVIDGTAMETLSPAALRERRRDITMIFQQFNLLMQRSCLKNICFPMELAGVKKADAEKRAKELLEMVGLPDKANAYPAQLSGGQKQRIAIARALATDPKVLLCDEATSALDPNTTHAILTLIKDINKKLGITVVVITHQMSVVEEICDRVAILDGGVVVEQGEVREIFANPKTAAAKRLVAPNGGSAARDLSSFAPDDHVVRVTFNGSSAAKPLVASLAAEKGILVSVLSADTRDLSGQCYGSMLLKLPRDTEQAKQAVCYMRSQNGVTVEEVTGE; this is encoded by the coding sequence GTGATCGAGATCAAACACCTTTCCAAGACTTTCCAGATGAAGGACGGCGCGGTGAATGCGCTGAAGGACATCGACCTGACCATCCCCGATGGCTCCATCTACGGCATCATTGGTATGTCGGGCGCGGGCAAATCCACGCTGGTGCGCTGCATCAACCTGCTGGAACGCCCCACCGAGGGCAGCGTCGTCATCGACGGCACCGCGATGGAGACCCTGTCTCCCGCCGCCCTGCGGGAGCGCCGCCGGGACATCACCATGATCTTCCAGCAGTTCAATCTGCTGATGCAGCGCAGCTGCCTGAAGAACATCTGCTTCCCGATGGAGCTGGCGGGCGTGAAGAAAGCCGACGCCGAAAAGCGCGCAAAAGAGCTGCTGGAAATGGTGGGCCTGCCCGATAAGGCCAACGCCTACCCCGCCCAGCTCTCCGGTGGCCAGAAGCAGCGCATCGCCATTGCCCGTGCGCTGGCCACCGACCCCAAAGTCCTGCTCTGCGATGAGGCCACCAGTGCGCTGGACCCCAATACGACCCACGCCATCCTGACCCTCATCAAGGACATCAACAAAAAGCTGGGCATCACGGTGGTGGTCATTACCCACCAGATGAGCGTCGTGGAAGAGATCTGCGACCGGGTCGCCATTCTGGACGGCGGCGTGGTCGTGGAGCAGGGAGAGGTGCGCGAGATCTTCGCAAATCCCAAGACGGCTGCGGCCAAGCGCCTTGTCGCCCCCAACGGCGGCAGCGCGGCCCGCGACCTCTCGAGCTTTGCGCCCGATGACCACGTCGTGCGTGTGACCTTTAACGGCTCGTCCGCCGCAAAGCCGCTGGTGGCGAGTCTCGCAGCGGAGAAGGGCATCCTTGTGTCGGTACTCAGCGCCGACACCCGCGACCTGAGCGGCCAGTGCTATGGCTCGATGCTGCTCAAGCTTCCCCGCGATACCGAACAGGCAAAGCAGGCTGTGTGCTATATGCGCAGCCAGAATGGTGTGACCGTTGAGGAGGTGACCGGAGAATGA
- a CDS encoding methionine ABC transporter permease, with the protein MSFADYGFAIWETFYVTVLSTAFSLVLGLPLGVLLVAGDKDGVLPLPGWLMHILNIVINILRSVPFLILMICVFPLTRAIVGTTVGTKATIVPLVVAAFPFVARLVETSLRELDEGVVEAAQSMGATPFQIITKVMIPECLPGLISSMTTALTTILGYSAMSGVIGGGGLGKIALSYGYYRYQTNIMIVCVVLLVLMVQVFQTVGTFWATKSDKRLRK; encoded by the coding sequence ATGAGCTTTGCAGATTATGGCTTCGCCATCTGGGAGACGTTCTATGTGACCGTCCTCTCCACGGCATTTTCTCTGGTGCTGGGCCTGCCGCTGGGCGTTCTGCTGGTGGCGGGCGACAAGGACGGCGTGCTGCCCCTGCCGGGCTGGCTGATGCACATCCTGAACATCGTCATCAACATCCTGCGCAGCGTGCCCTTCCTCATCCTGATGATCTGCGTTTTCCCGCTGACCCGCGCCATCGTGGGCACCACCGTCGGCACCAAGGCCACCATCGTTCCGCTGGTGGTCGCGGCCTTCCCCTTTGTGGCCCGCCTCGTGGAGACGAGCCTGCGCGAGCTGGACGAGGGCGTCGTGGAAGCAGCCCAGAGCATGGGCGCGACCCCCTTCCAGATCATCACCAAGGTCATGATCCCTGAGTGCCTGCCCGGCCTCATCTCCAGCATGACCACTGCCCTGACCACCATCCTCGGCTACTCGGCCATGTCCGGCGTCATCGGCGGCGGCGGTCTGGGCAAGATCGCCCTGTCCTACGGCTACTACCGCTATCAGACCAACATCATGATCGTCTGCGTCGTGCTGCTGGTGCTCATGGTGCAGGTGTTCCAGACCGTCGGCACCTTCTGGGCGACCAAGAGCGATAAGCGGCTGAGAAAGTAA
- a CDS encoding O-acetylhomoserine aminocarboxypropyltransferase/cysteine synthase family protein produces the protein MNRDTICVQGGYTPGNGEPRQIPIIQSTTFKYATSEDMGKLFDLEADGYFYSRLQNPTCDLVAKKICELEGGTAAMLTSSGQAANFFALFNLCEAGDHIVASSTIYGGTFNLISVTMKKMGITATFVDPLCSEEELDAAFQPNTKVVFGETIANPALTVLDIEKFAKAAHAHGVPLIVDNTFPTPVNCRPFEWGADIVTHSTTKYMDGHGAVLGGAIVDGGKFDWMAHADKFPGLCTPDESYHGITYAERFGKEGAFITKATAQLMRDFGSMQSPMNAYMLNLGLESLHVRMQRHCENGMAVAKFLEAHPKVAYVNYCGLESSPYHALARKYLPSGSCGVVSFGLAGGREAASTFMKELKLAAIETHVADARTCCLNPASSTHRQMNDEQLAAAGVPAELVRMSCGLESSEDLIADIAQALDKI, from the coding sequence ATGAACCGTGATACCATCTGCGTGCAGGGCGGCTACACCCCCGGCAACGGCGAACCCCGCCAGATCCCCATCATCCAGTCCACCACCTTCAAGTACGCCACCAGCGAGGACATGGGCAAACTGTTCGACCTCGAAGCCGACGGCTACTTCTACTCCCGCCTGCAGAACCCCACCTGTGATCTGGTGGCGAAAAAGATCTGCGAGCTGGAGGGCGGCACCGCCGCCATGCTGACGTCCAGCGGTCAGGCCGCAAACTTCTTCGCACTGTTCAACCTCTGCGAGGCAGGCGACCACATCGTGGCGTCCAGCACCATCTACGGCGGCACCTTCAACCTCATCTCCGTCACCATGAAGAAGATGGGCATTACCGCCACCTTTGTGGACCCGCTGTGCAGCGAGGAGGAGCTGGACGCTGCCTTCCAGCCCAACACCAAGGTCGTGTTCGGCGAGACCATCGCAAACCCTGCCCTCACTGTGCTGGACATTGAGAAGTTCGCCAAGGCCGCCCACGCCCACGGCGTACCCCTCATCGTGGACAACACCTTCCCCACGCCGGTCAACTGCCGCCCCTTCGAGTGGGGGGCTGACATCGTGACCCACTCGACCACCAAATATATGGACGGCCATGGTGCGGTGCTGGGCGGTGCCATCGTGGACGGCGGAAAGTTCGACTGGATGGCCCACGCCGACAAGTTCCCCGGACTGTGCACCCCCGACGAGAGCTATCACGGCATCACCTACGCCGAGCGCTTTGGCAAGGAGGGGGCATTCATCACCAAGGCCACCGCACAGCTGATGCGGGACTTCGGCTCGATGCAGTCCCCCATGAACGCCTATATGCTGAACCTCGGCCTTGAGAGCCTCCACGTCCGGATGCAGCGCCACTGCGAGAACGGCATGGCCGTCGCAAAGTTCCTCGAGGCCCACCCGAAGGTGGCCTACGTCAACTACTGCGGCCTCGAGAGCAGCCCCTACCATGCACTGGCCCGGAAGTATCTGCCGAGCGGCAGCTGCGGCGTCGTCTCCTTCGGTCTGGCCGGAGGCCGCGAGGCGGCCAGCACCTTCATGAAGGAGCTGAAGCTTGCCGCCATCGAGACCCATGTGGCCGATGCCCGTACCTGCTGCCTCAACCCGGCCTCCAGCACCCATCGCCAGATGAACGACGAGCAGCTGGCCGCTGCCGGTGTGCCTGCCGAGCTGGTGCGGATGAGCTGCGGACTGGAAAGCAGCGAGGACCTCATCGCAGATATTGCACAGGCACTCGATAAAATCTAA
- the metA gene encoding homoserine O-acetyltransferase MetA yields MPLIIPKTLPAYDALYEENVFVMHRERALSQHIRPLEILILNLMPTKIATETQIARLLANTPLQVHMTLLQTASHAATHVSAAHLETFYKTFDEVKNNRYDGMIITGAPVEKIDFEQVDYWPELCEIMDFSETNVYSTLHVCWGAQAGLYYHYGIRKQLLDEKMFGVFEHRVTRPSNPLVRGFDEVFYAPHSRHTGISREDVLNCKALRILAESDEAGPFLMSTENGRQIFVTGHPEYDKYTLDAEYKRDVAKDLPIAVPKNYYPEDDPAQPPLFRWRAHAHLLYENWLNYYVYQNTPYDLGAIKRVEHGEE; encoded by the coding sequence ATGCCCCTGATCATCCCCAAGACCCTTCCCGCCTATGACGCCCTCTACGAGGAAAATGTTTTCGTCATGCACCGGGAACGGGCGCTCTCCCAGCACATCCGCCCGCTGGAGATCCTCATCCTGAACCTCATGCCGACGAAAATTGCGACTGAGACGCAGATCGCCCGCCTGCTGGCCAATACGCCTCTTCAGGTGCACATGACCCTGCTGCAGACGGCCAGCCACGCGGCGACCCATGTCTCGGCGGCCCACCTCGAGACGTTCTACAAGACCTTCGACGAGGTGAAGAATAACCGCTACGACGGCATGATCATCACCGGCGCACCGGTGGAGAAGATCGACTTCGAGCAGGTGGACTACTGGCCGGAGCTGTGCGAGATCATGGACTTCAGCGAGACGAATGTCTACTCCACCCTCCACGTCTGCTGGGGTGCGCAGGCGGGGCTTTATTACCACTACGGCATCCGCAAGCAGCTGCTGGACGAGAAGATGTTCGGCGTCTTCGAGCACAGGGTCACACGCCCCTCGAACCCGCTGGTGCGGGGCTTCGACGAGGTGTTCTACGCCCCCCACAGCCGCCACACCGGCATCTCCCGCGAGGATGTGCTGAACTGCAAGGCCCTGCGCATCCTCGCCGAGAGCGACGAGGCAGGCCCCTTCCTGATGAGCACCGAGAATGGCCGGCAGATCTTCGTCACCGGCCATCCGGAGTACGACAAGTACACCCTCGACGCCGAGTACAAGCGGGATGTGGCCAAGGACCTGCCCATCGCTGTGCCGAAGAACTACTACCCAGAGGACGACCCCGCCCAGCCGCCCCTCTTCCGCTGGCGCGCTCACGCACATCTGCTGTATGAGAACTGGCTGAACTACTACGTCTACCAGAATACGCCCTACGATCTGGGAGCCATCAAGCGGGTGGAGCACGGGGAAGAATAA
- a CDS encoding DmpA family aminopeptidase has translation MGIESEWKNRGIRVGKLPCGPLDKISDVPGVTVGHCTLSDGEVQTGVTALLPHPGDIFHDKVMAASHVINGFGKTTGLVQIEELGTLETPILFTNTLSVGTVETALVKYMLDRNPDICETTGSVNPVVCECNDSGLNDIRGLHVTEENVWAALADCRADFAEGAVGAGRGMRCHGLKGGIGSASRVVELDGKPYTIGALVLSNHAVFDDLVVAGTPIQTLLDASIPPHEDKGSIITVLATDIPLSERQLRRLCHRALVGLSRTGSFCGNGSGEIVIAFTTANRVPHDSEKAILPMGMVHDDAINPLFRAVAECVEESVLSSLLHAETVTGHHGRTVKCLSDLLKYSNSTF, from the coding sequence ATGGGAATCGAATCAGAATGGAAAAACCGGGGCATCCGGGTGGGCAAGCTGCCCTGCGGCCCGCTGGACAAGATCAGTGACGTGCCGGGCGTCACGGTGGGCCACTGCACGCTGTCGGACGGCGAGGTCCAGACCGGCGTCACCGCCCTGCTGCCCCATCCGGGGGATATTTTCCACGATAAGGTGATGGCGGCCAGCCACGTCATCAACGGTTTCGGCAAGACCACCGGCCTTGTCCAGATCGAGGAGCTGGGCACGCTGGAGACGCCCATCCTCTTCACCAACACCCTCAGCGTGGGCACGGTGGAGACGGCGCTGGTGAAGTATATGCTGGACCGGAACCCCGACATCTGCGAGACCACCGGCAGCGTCAACCCGGTGGTCTGCGAGTGCAACGACAGCGGCCTGAACGACATCCGGGGCCTCCATGTCACCGAGGAAAATGTGTGGGCCGCGCTGGCCGACTGCCGCGCCGACTTCGCCGAGGGTGCGGTGGGCGCAGGCCGGGGAATGCGCTGCCATGGCCTGAAGGGTGGCATCGGCTCGGCCTCCCGCGTGGTGGAGCTGGACGGGAAGCCCTACACCATCGGTGCGCTGGTGCTCTCCAACCACGCCGTCTTCGACGACCTCGTAGTGGCGGGCACCCCCATCCAGACCCTGCTGGACGCCAGCATCCCGCCCCACGAGGACAAAGGCTCTATTATCACGGTGCTGGCGACGGACATCCCCCTCAGTGAGCGCCAGCTGCGGCGGCTCTGCCACCGGGCGCTGGTGGGCCTGTCCCGCACCGGCTCCTTCTGCGGAAACGGTTCGGGCGAGATCGTCATCGCCTTCACCACCGCGAACCGGGTGCCCCATGACTCGGAAAAGGCCATCCTGCCAATGGGCATGGTCCACGACGACGCCATCAACCCCCTGTTCCGGGCCGTGGCCGAGTGCGTGGAGGAGAGCGTCCTGAGCAGTCTGCTCCACGCGGAGACCGTTACCGGCCATCATGGCCGGACGGTCAAGTGCTTGAGTGATCTGCTGAAATATAGCAATTCAACTTTTTAA